A window of the Mus musculus strain C57BL/6J chromosome 18, GRCm38.p6 C57BL/6J genome harbors these coding sequences:
- the Gm19774 gene encoding dolichyl-diphosphooligosaccharide--protein glycosyltransferase subunit 4-like, translated as MITDVQLAIFAHMLGMSLFLLVVLYHYVAVNNPKKQE; from the coding sequence ATGATCACGGACGTGCAGCTCGCCATCTTCGCCCACATGCTGGGCATGTCGCTTTTCTTGCTTGTGGTCCTCTATCACTACGTGGCAGTAAACAACCCCAAGAAGCAGGAATGA